From a region of the Panicum virgatum strain AP13 chromosome 2K, P.virgatum_v5, whole genome shotgun sequence genome:
- the LOC120695077 gene encoding uncharacterized protein LOC120695077, with product MDKRGSPARTKGADQSRTTPPPLSVSRSPRLLRGVSVVSGKAHGGFMIRRMDNLAVRFHFGGSFLNTGGQLQYVGGSTGMSEVKLDKISYPEIKGHLADHVTHSSCYRLHWLKPGCQLSDGLLLLTDDASCQWMADNMTDGGAADIYVEEVYGMQCVEQSPEKKDKDWRSFMQFYRSPPKISQDYNEAECYMSGRSEYEQSYVDGSADDEVDDADGNAHEDSSDNDTSDEEYKQPPEDDSSADDEEGQQFKKFAKEIKRNIKAKKLGVHGSQLGEIRLEDVVAEVPNLDDPGSPCYDSSDAYSYEEDSDGETQRWKSIENRYDSKAAVPIFTLGMAFRSSRQFKKAVVKYGIATHKHIKFVKDEKKKVRAMCTWKGCKWLIYGSITSRSEWFKVVTFVDEHTCPPRRDNKLVTSNVIAKHYYSEIKDNPTWKVGLIKKAVLKDLLADVSIAKCKRAKSLVLKAALDSMKGEYTRVYDYQAELLRSNPGSTVVVCLDPEIEDRHVFERFYICFDALKKGFKAGCRRVIGLDGCWFKGANNGQLLCAIGRDGNNQMYPVAWAAMATETYESWYWFLGLLQKDLDICNGGEDWVVISDQQKGLLKAVSELVPNAEHRMCARHIYANWRKIHTDKELQKKWWGCAKAPNRILFNYNRARLAQDTPQGAQDMMKTSPEHWSRAFFRLGSNCDSVDNNLCESFNNYIMDARFFPVISMNEAIRKKLMVRIQENRARAEKWTGTICPNIFKKLKVNIIRSGKCDVLWN from the exons ATGGACAAAAGGGGAAGCCCAGCGCGGACCAAAGGGGCGGACCAGTCCCGGACGACTCCGCCTCCTCTGTCTGTTTCTCGGTCTCCTCGTCTTCTCCGAGGTGTCTCCGTCGTCTCCGGCAAGGCACACGGCGGGTTCATGATCAGGAG GATGGATAATCTTGCTGTTCGGTTTCACTTTGGTGGGTCATTTCTCAATACCGGTGGGCAGTTGCAATATGTTGGAGGGAGTACAGGGATGTCCGAAGTTAAGTTGGACAAGATATCTTATCCAGAGATCAAGGGTCATCTTGCTGATCATGTGACCCACTCGAGCTGCTACAGGTTGCATTGGTTGAAGCCTGGTTGCCAATTGTCAGATGGCCTTTTGTTACTTACTGATGATGCATCATGCCAATGGATGGCTGATAACATGACTGATGGAGGTGCTGCAGACATATATGTCGAGGAAGTCTATGGTATGCAGTGTGTTGAGCAGAGTCCTGAGAAAAAGGATAAGGATTGGAGGAGTTTTATGCAGTTCTATAGATCCCCACCTAAGATTTCACAAGACTACAATGAGGCTGAATGCTATATGAGTGGTAGAAGCGAATATGAGCAGAGCTATGTTGATGGTTCTGCTGATGACGAGGTAGATGATGCTGATGGCAATGCTCATGAAGACAGCAGTGACAATGACACATCAGATGAAGAGTACAAGCAGCCACCAGAAGATGACAGTTCTGCTGATGATGAAGAAGGCCAACAGTTCAAGAAATTTGCAAAAGAGATTAAGCGCAATATAAAGGCTAAGAAGCTTGGAGTCCATGGGAGCCAGCTTGGAGAAATCAGGCTTGAAGATGTTGTGGCCGAAGTGCCAAACTTAGATGATCCTGGTAGCCCATGCTACGACTCTAGTGATGCCTATTCCTATGAAGAAGACAGTGATGGAGAGACACAAAGGTGGAAGAGCATAGAGAACCGATATGACAGCAAGGCTGCAGTTCCTATCTTCACACTTGGAATGGCCTTTAGGAGCAGTAGGCAATTCAAGAAGGCAGTGGTGAAATATGGCATAGCAACTCACAAGCACATCAAGTTTGTAAAGGATGAGAAGAAAAAGGTGAGGGCTATGTGTACTTGGAAAGGTTGCAAGTGGCTGATATATGGTTCCATCACCAGCAGGTCTGAGTGGTTCAAAGTTGTTACCTTTGTTGATGAACATACTTGCCCACCAAGGAGAGACAACAAGTTGGTCACATCAAACGTGATTGCAAAACATTATTACAGTGAAATCAAAGATAATCCCACCTGGAAGGTTGGCCTTATCAAGAAAGCAGTGCTTAAAGACCTGCTTGCAGATGTGTCCATTGCCAAGTGCAAGAGAGCAAAATCATTAGTTCTAAAGGCTGCTCTAGATTCCATGAAGGGTGAGTACACTAGGGTTTATGACTATCAGGCCGAGCTTCTTAGGAGCAATCCTGGCTCAACAGTTGTGGTCTGTTTAGACCCTGAAATTGAGGACAGGCATGTCTTTGAAAGGTTCTATATTTGCTTTGATGCTCTGAAAAAAGGATTCAAAGCTGGATGTAGAAGGGTAATAGGATTGGATGGGTGTTGGTTCAAAGGTGCCAACAATGGGCAGTTGCTCTGTGCAATAGGTAGAGATGGTAATAATCAAATGTACCCTGTTGCTTGGGCTGCTATGGCAACTGAAACATATGAATCCTGGTACTGGTTTCTAGGGCTGCTACAGAAAGATCTCGACATCTGCAATGGAGGGGAAGATTGGGTGGTAATATCTGACCAACAAAAG GGCTTGCTAAAGGCAGTGAGTGAACTGGTTCCTAATGCTGAACACAGGATGTGTGCAAGGCATATATATGCAAATTGGAGGAAGATACATACAGATAAGGAGTTGCAAAAGAAATGGTGGGGTTGTGCTAAGGCACCTAATAGAATACTTTTCAATTACAATAGGGCCCGCCTAGCTCAAGATACACCACAAGGGGCTCAGGATATGATGAAGACTAGCCCTGAGCACTGGAGCAGAGCATTCTTCAGGTTGGGATCCAATTGTGACTCCGTGGACAATAATCTGTGTGAGAGCTTCAACAACTACATCATGGATGCAAGATTCTTTCCTGTTATTTCCATGAATGAAGCAATTAGGAAGAAGTTAATGGTGAGGATTCAAGAGAACAGAGCAAGGGCAGAGAAGTGGACAGGGACAATTTGCCCTAACATTTTCAAGAAGCTGAAGGTCAACATCATAAGGTCAGGCAAATGTGATGTGCTGTGGAATTGA
- the LOC120695902 gene encoding uncharacterized protein LOC120695902 — protein sequence MPGRPKTERRREPGEAPKGTKLSRVGTKMTCRLCGKSTHNARRCPKNPEAGKKKNAHIKRDAKKTKKDGQPSTSANRQSTSRGKKRKLSEDLAQGPAQVPVHAPAQGTWGSQTSSITQPASQGGTSLRRSRIAHLLFGDNI from the exons ATGCCAGGTAGGCCCAAAACTGAGAGAAGGAGGGAGCCTGGTGAGGCACCAAAGGGGACAAAGCTTAGCAGGGTTGGCACAAAGATGACTTGCAGGCTGTGTGGAAAATCAACTCACAATGCAAGAAGGTGTCCAAAGAACCCAGAAGCAGGCAAAAAAAAGAATGCACATATAAAGAGGGATGCAAAGAAGACGAAGAAAGATGGGCAGCCATCAACTTCGGCAAATCGACAATCTACATCCAGGGGTAAAAAGAGGAAACTTAGTGAG GACCTGGCTCAAGGCCCTGCTCAAGTTCCTGTCCATGCTCCCGCACAAGGTACCTGGGGCAGCCAGACAAGTTCCATTACCCAGCCAGCAAGCCAAGGAGGGACATCTCTAAGGCGTTCAAGAATTGCCCATCTGTTGTTTGGGGACAACATCTAG